From the Astatotilapia calliptera chromosome 6, fAstCal1.2, whole genome shotgun sequence genome, one window contains:
- the LOC113024561 gene encoding beta-1,3-galactosyltransferase 2-like — translation MDKKRHIKGIFICIAAAVIFIFFYLNSNKVVRNIPYQPASAEPRWEDPGPYHVAYPRNYKFIMDDTPTCRTTTPFLILMVPVAPGNVATRDAIRQTWANEKLVLGQQVETVFIVGLPGGSDAKHQQEKLQQENQLYHDLIQSNFQDSYYNLTIKTMVILEWLAAHCTKASFVMKIDSDVILNVPNLVKLLVDPSTAKQNYMTGLVWWHSPVLRNPFIKFYMPRSVIAESEYPPYPLGFAYVMSLDLPGKILGVSPEIKPIYIEDAYLGMCLKRLGVSPTDPPEETMFLVNPSHSLSSCSLSKVIASTTTSILQMNGYWERIKRGVQC, via the coding sequence ATGGACAAGAAGAGGCACATAAAAGGCATCTTCATTTGCATTGCAGCAGCAGtgattttcatctttttctatCTCAATTCCAACAAAGTGGTTAGGAACATTCCTTATCAACCAGCATCAGCAGAGCCACGTTGGGAGGATCCAGGACCATATCATGTGGCCTACCCACGAAACTACAAATTCATCATGGATGACACGCCTACATGTAGGACCACAACTCCTTTCCTTATTCTGATGGTTCCTGTTGCACCCGGTAATGTGGCAACTCGGGATGCCATCCGGCAGACGTGGGCAAATGAGAAGCTGGTTCTGGGTCAGCAGGTAGAGACTGTCTTCATAGTGGGCCTCCCTGGTGGAAGTgatgctaaacatcagcaagagaAGCTTCAGCAGGAGAATCAGCTGTACCATGACCTGATTCAGAGCAACTTTCAGGACAGCTACTATAATCTGACTATCAAGACTATGGTCATACTGGAGTGGCTGGCTGCACACTGTACTAAGGCTTCCTTTGTCATGAAGATCGACTCCGATGTTATACTCAATGTCCCGAATCTGGTGAAACTGTTGGTGGATCCTAGCACAGCTAAGCAAAACTATATGACTGGGCTGGTTTGGTGGCATAGTCCTGTTTTAAGGAACCCATTTATAAAGTTCTACATGCCTCGATCTGTGATTGCTGAATCAGAGTACCCCCCGTATCCGCTCGGCTTTGCCTACGTCATGTCACTAGACCTTCCTGGGAAGATCTTGGGAGTGTCACCTGAGATCAAACCGATCTACATTGAAGATGCTTACCTCGGCATGTGTCTGAAACGCCTGGGCGTATCTCCTACTGACCCTCCAGAAGAAACAATGTTTCTTGTCAATCCCAGCCATTCTCTGAGCAGCTGCAGTCTTTCAAAGGTGATCGCTTCGACAACAACAAGCATCTTGCAAATGAATGGCTACTGGGAGAGGATCAAACGGGGAGTTCAGTGCTGA
- the LOC113024559 gene encoding beta-1,3-galactosyltransferase 2-like, producing MISCRLSSLRISGRDWIDAGGAQTRRDFRELVQSIFPQKKILFHSWFQLLLLFCVLALGLCYTLSSRPLSLWQSFPLQEQYQWFLNQNSRVNAPAYRIHPKNKVILNKTTEPSTVRSTSLQYHQAYPRNYHFLMDNTEVCKNKIPFLVLMVPVEPKNVAARDAIRQTWGKENIVQGEVVLTLFMLGVSREDDVEKLKQENLQHHDLIQSDFTDSYLNLTIKTMVIMDWLSTHCPAAAYAMKIDSDMFLNVDNLVIMLKQPGIPKTNYLTGMLMWNRPVVRSKNSKCYVPEELYPEPEYPTHTLGMGYVFSNDLPEKYVEIYLFVYFKCDLGLLGCKDESELLHYI from the coding sequence GGAACTTGTCCAGAGCATCTTTCCACAGAAGAAGATCTTATTTCATTCCTGGTTTCAGCTCCTGCTTCTATTTTGTGTTTTGGCCTTAGGCTTGTGTTACACCCTGTCCAGCCGCCCGCTGTCACTATGGCAGAGCTTCCCACTGCAGGAACAATACCAGTGGTTTTTAAACCAGAACAGTAGGGTTAATGCACCTGCTTACCGCATTCATCCCAAAAACAAAGTTATATTAAACAAAACCACTGAACCTTCGACTGTGCGATCTACCTCCCTCCAGTACCACCAAGCCTATCCACGCAACTACCATTTTCTTATGGATAACACAGAGGTTTGCAAGAACAAGATCCCATTCCTGGTTCTCATGGTTCCAGTGGAACCAAAAAATGTGGCAGCTCGGGACGCGATCCGCCAGACATGGGGCAAAGAAAACATAGTTCAGGGTGAGGTGGTACTCACTTTATTTATGTTGGGTGTCTCTAGAGAAGATGATGTTGAGAAGCTCAAACAGGAAAATTTGCAGCACCATGATCTGATCCAGAGTGACTTCACAGACAGTTATCTAAACCTAACAATCAAAACCATGGTGATCATGGACTGGCTAAGTACACACTGCCCTGCAGCAGCCTATGCCATGAAGATTGACTCTGACATGTTTCTGAATGTTGACAATCTAGTAATCATGCTAAAACAGCCGGGCATCCCCAAGACCAACTACCTGACAGGGATGCTTATGTGGAACAGACCAGTCGTTCGTTCCAAGAACTCCAAGTGCTATGTGCCTGAGGAATTGTATCCAGAGCCTGAATACCCGACCCACACACTGGGTATGGGATATGTCTTTTCTAATGATCTTCCAGAGAAATATGtggaaatttatttatttgtatattttaaatgtgatttagGGTTACTGGgttgtaaagatgaaagtgagctACTGCATTACATTTAA